In one window of Plasmodium berghei ANKA genome assembly, chromosome: 14 DNA:
- a CDS encoding histone H2B variant, putative, with translation MSGKGPAQKSQAAKKTAGKTLGPRHKRKRRTESFSLYIFKVLKQVHPETGVTKKSMNIMNSFINDIFDRLVTEATRLIRYNKKRTLSSREIQTAVRLLLPGELSKHAVSEGTKAVTKYTTSGA, from the coding sequence atgtCAGGAAAAGGACCAGCACAAAAATCACAAGCTGCAAAGAAAACAGCAGGAAAAACTTTGGGACCAAGGcacaaaagaaaaagaagaacAGAATCTTTTTCactttacatttttaaagtTTTAAAACAAGTCCACCCAGAAACAGGAGTAACGAAAAAAAGCATGAACATTATGAATTCATTTATCAATGATATTTTTGACAGATTAGTTACTGAAGCAACTAGATTAATTCgttacaataaaaaaagaactTTGTCATCACGTGAAATTCAAACTGCAGTTAGATTACTTTTACCTGGTGAATTATCAAAACATGCTGTTTCAGAAGGTACAAAAGCTGTAACAAAATACACTACCAGTGGTGCataa